In the genome of Impatiens glandulifera chromosome 6, dImpGla2.1, whole genome shotgun sequence, the window gaagaaagaaaatctcGACAAACAGACTCGCATTTATTCATTCCTAATGATGTCTCGGGGATCAAGCATCTCTTCATATGTCTAACAATGCATCCCTTTCAACTTCTACGACATATGATAGACGACCATGTGAAATGGACCCTGATTTGAATCCATCTCGGGAACAAGTATTATATAAGTTTCATGAACACAACATGACTTGGCTTATTTTCATGACTACTCTTCTTTGTGATGCTTACAAAACATATTGTATAAGGGGTAATGAACCCTGACTTGAATCCGTTTTGGGAACATATATTATATGTGTTCACCGTCATGATTGATTCAACTCTTTTTTTGACAGCTCTTCTCTGTGATGTTTACAAAGCATATTGTAGAAGAGATAATAAAATCTAACCTCAATCCCTCTCAGAAATTGATATTATATGGGTTCAACGTTACAAGTGGTTTGACCTGTGTTTTTATGACGACTCTTTCTTGTGATTCTTACAAAGCATATTGTGGAAGAGATCATATATTTCAAACAACTATTTTCTCTCAGGAAACATCATCTAGCAATGTCTTACACGAACCCTTTCAATGACTGCATCTATAGACATCTTACACGAACCTTTGATTTTTTTCGGAGAACTACATCTCTACATATCTTACACGAACATTTTTGCGAACTGTATATGTAAATGTCTTACTAGtaccctttattttttattttggggaACTGCATCTAACGACGTGTTACACAAACcctttgatttttattatcttaGGGACCTGCATCTAACGATGTGTCACACGAACCCTTTCGAGATATACTTGCAGACATCTTACACGTAccctttgattttttttattggccTTTATCCCTGCAAAGGGTTATATTTCTCcataatataaaagttttaagaaaGCTTGGGTTTTTACACAGTTACAGGTTAACTTTTACCTAAGATAAAAAGTCTGAGAAAGTTAGACTTATTACCCAAATCCTTTGACCCTAATCTCAAGGTTTGAGAAAGTTTGGGTTTTTACCCTGCTACATGTTAACTTTGACCCTAAGTTAAAAGGTTTAAGAATGTTTGACTTTTCACCTAACTACGAGATAGTTTTCACCCTAAGCTAAAATGTCTAAGAAAGTTATCATTGTCTAAATTTTGATCCCATATTAATTGTCCTCCATGTGTCAAAACATCCAAAATTTTGCGATGGCAGACCCCATGAAATCCAAAACTTTCAATTAGCATAATTCTAGTTATAGAAGAGGCTGTCTCAAAACTCTTTTTTGACAAAAATTGACTAGCATTCATGCTAGGGTTTCGTTATTGACTTTAAAATGCCCATAGTGTATGAACTAGGGGTCTTTGACGTTTTTTTGGAAATCGGTCTAACAATCGTTCTAggattttaaaattcattcaaAAGCTTACCGAGCATTCACATTTGGATTTTCTCATTCATTTcgaaaaatgcccctagtgtacAAATTTGGGATTTCAATGCATGTATTTTCAAAATTCCCTTAGTGTATGAACTAGGGGTTTGATACATGACTTGGTTTTTTTAAATGCACACCTAGTCTTGAACTAAGGTTTTATTGCatgttttttttaggaaaaatacCTAGTCTTGGACTaaggttttatttaatgatttgtTTTTTGATTCAAAAAGATGTTAGATCCTCGTTCCATCCTAAGTGTTTTGGGATCGAAACATCTTCGGCAATTTAGGTGTTGACATTCACCTTTTGGACCGTTCAAAAAAGAGACTGATCTTCCATTTTATTTTCTCCGACTAAAAGGTCATCAATAATGAATTCCAagtcgtataaaaatgattccTTCAACCATTTATTTGAAGGAATTTTTCCCAACATCGAAAATCAATGTTTTAATTCAACTATTCTTTCACATCACAAGTTTTCAGAATTTCATCTAGCTTCCTTTTCTTTTGGAGAGACGTGCTCTGAAAATTTAGGCTTGAGATTTATTTTACTCAGCGTGTATTTGATAGAATCGGTACACtcaaattcaagaaaatgtCTTTTGTGAACATCgagtggtgatttcaatatcttaaCCAATATGagtattttaacaaataaagtGTTTGACAGAATCGATACACTCGAGTTCTTACCTTTGGCAAAGAAGACAAGAGTCTGAGTTAATCACTGAGTTGTGATTTCAATGCCTCAAATACATACACATTTTTTAGTATCATTGGTGTATCTGACAAAATTGATACACATTTATTCTTGCCATTGGGCAATTAAGATGAAAATCTTTGTGAACAACAAACGATGATTTCAATGTCTTAACTTTGGATACTTTCTCATTTCTTTTAGCCTCGGGTCCTTTGATTTTAGTAAGCGAAATGATTTTCTTAATCCTCATGATTTGAGATAAGTTTGGATTTTTTTAGGGACTTTCTTTTGATTTTCAGGGTTTTTAGCAATTATAGGATACAACAAAGAACACAATCGAATAACTCTTTTTCATCGGGTCTTTGTCAAGTTATCGAGTTCATTTTGAGATGGTCATCAGTTAAAACAGACTTGACATAAATTCCACTTGTTTCTCGTATCCTTATTTATTTTCGCTTTTAGAACGAGGGATTCATGATCGTTTTCTCATTCTTTTTGattgaattatttttgataGATTTGACCAGGCCCGAGGACTACGCTACCTACATATCCCTCTAGGAGGAATCAGGTCCTAATGTAGTTCTTAATCAACCACCATCGATAGTTTAGTGGCAAGAGCTTGGACCAAGTTGTGTAACACCGCAAGGAGAACTTAGACTTCAAACTTGAACTTGAGACTTTAATCCAAGTCTCTTGTTGCTGTGTTATCCAATGAtgtattatttagaaattttaattattcatagaAACCCTTTATCAAACAAGGAGTCATTgttcacattttttcatataaatacaaaataatccattcaacattttatttaactacTTTTTAATATGATCTTAATAAAATTTGGACAATTAACCACTTTcctaaaaagtaataatttactTCCAATCTttgtttaatcaaatatattttccttATATTCATATCACGCAGTAACTTATAGAtttcattttctaattaaaattagttctctcttcatttatatttaggTTCTCAATGTTTAGATTAATATCTACCTCAAATTAAGTGTCTTATATATATTGAAGTCATACCACATTTAATTATCATTTCTAAAACAATGATTTAAACATCTCTTTCTcacctataaaaataaattctaaagaAACTTAAAccgtaaaaaaatgttttagtaactttctatttaaaattagttttccttattttatatttaagttcTTAATGTTTAGAATAATATtgacctaatatatatatatatatatatatattgaaatcaTACCACACTTAATTGACATTTCTAAAACAATGATTTGAGTGAAAAAAATTCTCAATTCTCTCCATAAAAATAAACTCCATGATCAATCTTTTTTAGTCCCTTGATAACTTTTCTAGCATTGAAAGGTATTGAAAGGTGATTGTTTCTGTTTCTAGCACCCATATATGAGTTGgtagtttgttttgttaggcCCAACAACATATTCAGCCGGATTAAGTTTTTCGtctttgaaatatttatagTCTGAATAATACTTTTAATCGTTGATCGTTGGTGGGTCATTTGTTGTTTGTACCTTCCGATTgtgataatgattatttttcgAATTCGTATTCGTCCTCTTATTAGCagtaatgaaaacaaaataatcagatttaaaattattttccattattttaaattaaaagttattttatttgatctTTCATATGGAAGACCTCTTATATTTATcttctcatttatttttgtcatatatgtagatgatcaaTTTTCACACGGTAAGAATATTTGGTAAAGATTATTTCGACACCGTTTTACTGGTTAGTTAGACTTGCTCTATTTCAACACTCATCATTCAAGATTTTAAATGAGTTCTTCTTTGTAACAACTCTCAACAATTTGAATAAACGTTGGATCTTTTTtcattaagaattttatttttgtaaattgtttataaaattgatatctaaattatcaattatttattttaattttgtaggtATTATATTATCTTACATTATCTACTAACCAATGTAAAACTAGCTCTACAAGTGTGTCGTAGACCTTAGCAACACCAAATATTATTCCTATTCAAGTTGTAAGATTAACAAGAATTAGAGTTATGTAGCTTATATATActgtatgaaaataaaattaaggacttaaatttaatgaaaaaaaattaaaataaaaaaaaatacattttggGACAATTATACTCAGGACATAATTTATactgtttatattaaaaaccaTTTAGATTAGTAATCtactataaaatatttgaatacaaaatttattagataataaaattttatttacttttggtTTTGCTTAACCTCTGGAATGACAGGGTCGACATTCTCATTAATTCCTTTGAGAGTAAAAAATCCTATGAACAAGgtaaagtatttattattaaatactttgTCATTGATAGGGTAAAAAATAGCCTATATTGAGTATTTTGTAACCTTTAGAATAAATTCTTATCCTATAGGGTAAAAAATccaagtatttattattaattatcattttagcaaaatacttattaataaaagatatttagatatttagatattttactATCTGTAGtatatttctttaatatataaagagaagATTAATAAcactagaaaaataaaatgattcataaaatgtgtaaaacggtTGGTTTGATGCTTATGGCTCTTGTTTATGTAGAATTTGCTTATGGTTGGGAACAAGCCCATGCTACATTCTATGGTAACATGGATGGTGATGAGACAACTTGTATGTTTCTAAAATtcatcttttctttttattatgttttatatttccTATAATAACTATAtctttgttaataaaaaaatcattcagATGGTGCATGTGGTTACAATGTATTCAACCAAGGTTATGGTTTGAGGACTACTGCTTTAAGCACTGCACTTTTCAACAATGGAGCCGCATGTGGTGCATGTTTCCAGATAGTGTGTTTCAATAGCACTcaaaattgtattaaaaatgCGGGATATATAATTGTAACTGCAACAAATTTTTGCCCACCTAACTATACTAAAACTACTGATCTCTGGTGTAATCCACCGTTGAAACATTTTGATTTATCTCAACCAATGTTTACAAAAATTGCAGTATATAAGGCAGGAATTGTTCCTGTCCTATTTCGACGAGTTTCTTGTGGAAGGAGAGGAGGTATTAAGTTTCAAATAAAGGGAAATCCATATTTTATTCTTGTTTTGGTGTATAATGTTGGTGGGGTTGGAGATGTTGCTTATGTGAAGATTAAGGGATCTAAAACTGGTTGGATAGATATGAAAAGGATTTGGGGTCAAAATTGGGCAACTTCAACAAGACTATATGGTCAGAGTTTGTCATTTAAAGTTACCACCAGTGATGGAATGACAGTGGAGTCGAACCATGTTGCTCCAGCTAACTGGCAATTTGGTCAATCATTTGAGGGCAAAAATTTTTAGTCAATATTTATCTTCTTAATTTAGGTTATGTTACTTAGGTTATTTTcgtcattttcttttttatttgtttgtaagGATCATAACTCATTAacaaatagaaataaaattacgAATGTTTGTTTAACAAATGAAAACTTCATTCAAAGCATGATGAAGCAAAAGTTGCATAAATAAGTCACTATATGAGGGTCACACTTgttcaaattgaaaattaattcaCTCAAAACATTATAGATGAAGTAATTATCCttgataatttttgttt includes:
- the LOC124943672 gene encoding expansin-A22-like, which produces MCKTVGLMLMALVYVEFAYGWEQAHATFYGNMDGDETTYGACGYNVFNQGYGLRTTALSTALFNNGAACGACFQIVCFNSTQNCIKNAGYIIVTATNFCPPNYTKTTDLWCNPPLKHFDLSQPMFTKIAVYKAGIVPVLFRRVSCGRRGGIKFQIKGNPYFILVLVYNVGGVGDVAYVKIKGSKTGWIDMKRIWGQNWATSTRLYGQSLSFKVTTSDGMTVESNHVAPANWQFGQSFEGKNF